Proteins from a single region of Mytilus trossulus isolate FHL-02 chromosome 2, PNRI_Mtr1.1.1.hap1, whole genome shotgun sequence:
- the LOC134705026 gene encoding uncharacterized protein LOC134705026: protein MIFCQRPASKGGMDHVTWSYYALSVLWMLIWLPECNAGNHTEYNHPDVEAERNHARIMGVCVGVGLAMMFLVMLCISYNYYKHKTVPIVEETVVEAELPKKKVFASNDRIMQIQKKEENITQDTRF from the exons atgattttctGTCAAAG ACCAGCAAGTAAAGGTGGGATGGATCATGTCACTTGGAGTTATTATGCATTATCTGTTTTATGGATGCTAATCTGGTTACCTGAATGTAATGCTGGAAACCATACAG AGTATAATCATCCAGATGTCGAAGCTGAACGAAACCATGCGAGAATTATGGGAGTCTGTGTGGGTGTAGGCCTAGCTATGATGTTTCTTGTCATGTTGTGTATAAGTTATAACtattataaacataaaactGTGCCAATTGTAGAAGAAACGGTCGTAGAAGCGGAGCTACCAAAGAAAAAAGTTTTTGCATCAAACGATCGGATCATgcaaatacagaaaaaagaagaaaacattaCACAAGATACACGTTTttag